The region GAACTAGATAGAGGTTGATGCGACTGTGGAAAGTTCCAAGTCTTTCGTATGCCCTTCTCCTATGTCATAGAGGCATGTTCAAAGGTTCAAAATGATCCTTCCAACTTACTATTCGCcatttacaaagtcataaacctatgcaatgtttacaaaattagcttttcggtagtagcaaaagaggattattggcctgCATATCAAAGGGACATACTCTGGCACAATGAAataatgcgaagaaagaaaaagggcaGCCCAAaaatgcgaagaaagaaaaagggacATACTATGGATACAACGAACAAAATGGtgagattatgtagttcatgtcgtcagcTCAGTCATAATCGTACAAACTGTCCCAGTGTTGGACCAAGTACAACAACATAATTTTAATTATAACccttttgctttatattaaaaacaacattcatttcataAATTTCATAAATATCGTAAGATTCAATTACAATAACTTAAAAACAACaattaaacaacaacacaaacaactacaataataaaataacatcacaaacaaataaacaacataactatgcgattacaaccatcaaaacaaaGTATACATCATCATGTGAACATCTCTGTTAGTTTTAATATTCACTTAGAAAtgaacttctccattttggttgaacgtggtatcaagccattgaattcttaTGATCTTTTCATCCTCTGCAATTTCTCCATTTAACCAACGATTCAAGGTCCTGTTAAGATGTTCGAACGTATCTACATTCAAAAGTCAGATCTTCATCGGAGGCTGCACTGctgaaaaaattaaatcggaATTTCTCTTCTGAATATAAGGACACATATATGAagacattttaaagaaaaatggaaggaggttgaagaaaaatggaaggatATAGTAAGAAGATGTGTGAAAAATTATGGGAGGGTTATGGGAGGGTTATGGGAGCAGTATCCACATGCATTGGCACCTCCATTGAGTGGACTATGCATGCACCATTGCATGTGCCACATTGACATGTATGTGTCACTCCTAGTGGCGAAATTgacatgcatgcgccaatgcaaATGACGTCTATATTCAACAGATTCATTGCATGCACCAATACAAATGACACATTGGTTAATTTTTATTGAAAAAATGGTTATATTAGTAAATGTTTTGAAATAGtgattttttaataaaaaattcTACTCCCTCCCGCCTTATTTATAAGCAAAAGTCTTTCTAATTTTTTTGGCCTTAAATATATATAAGCTAATGTCAAAAAATCTAAGTGCATTTAATGTCTTTATTCCAAAAATATCTATATATTAATTACTTAATAATATTAATGGAAAATAATTTAATTGAAGATATACTAATAATTGTGTTATCTCTCTTACATAAAATAAAGAAAACTAAATATATTTAACAATATTTTTTATAAAACGTAAAATTTATCGTTTTTTTATTAATCAGACTGGAATAGTATATGAGAAGgaatatatattattatatacTCATTTAATACTAAATTATGCTCATGATAGTTGCTAAAGATTAATTGATATGTCAAATGTCAATTTAGGTTGACATGATTGACTTTAAGCATGCTTTTGTTGACTTCTATGCATTATTGTAATATTATTACTACTAATTTTCCTTAAATTTATTTTTGATTTGATGTATATTATCAACTAATCAAGTAATCAATAATAGCAATAAACAAATAAACAGTTGTTCTTGAccgaaataaataaataaacaaatgTTAGTaaattttgaagaaatttttGAATAAAAAAATACTTGCAAATGTTGTTGAGAACTTGTGAACTTATTTATAAAATTCTTGCAAATTTTTGGAAGAACTTCAAACATTTTCCCATTCAATTCGTACAAATAAATTTATCTATGAATTATATTAGCTGCAAATTCACCTATATTTTTATATTGAAATATCCTAAGATATTTTTCAAGAACATTGTATACAAATATATAAAAGAAACACTAgttattttgtttttgtttacACCAAGAGTGAGATCTAATGTCATGATTTAGAGGTCATTGCACTACTGAAACAGGTAGTGCTAGTTTTCTTCAAGTTGGTATTTGTTGATTGATGGAGTTTTTGAATTGCAGATAAATTTCTGAAATATTTATAATTGTTGGCGTAGTTTTTTTATATGGCTTTCGAGCATATGATTTGGTGGCACTTCTGTGATGCTGAGTTCAAATGATCATTAAAAGATGAATTAGATTAGAGTATCTCTTATACTTTCGTcaataaaaattaattaaaaagaAATTACTTAAAAGCATTTGATTTAAAAAAAACttaatatttttatattaaaGATAACAATTCAATaaaacttttaaaaataattatttttaggtttaaaaagaaaaattgtttaTGTAAATTAATAAGTTTTTAATTttcacatatatatatatatatatatatatatatatatatatatatatatatatatatatatatatatatatatatatatatatatatatatatatatatatatatatatatatatatatatatatatatatatatatatatatatatattcctaaatactttgatatattttttctaaccttaaaatatgcattaaaaTTCTTAAGTAaaaagaagttttcttgccaaTATTAACATTAAAGAAAAATACTAAAGAATTTTGAcatttaaaaattatttttaaaaaaatacagGAATAAGTTTATTAAATTTTGACGATTCTCctatttaaaatttatttttttattacaAATATGATTTTTTAATTATGACGTTTAACGGACCGATATGCACATAAGATACGTTGAAaatttgatttttgttttataAAGTAGTTAATAGAGAAGACACTCTAAATTAATAACTGAAACAGACATGTAGAAGTAGAAGCATCAAACACATGAATGAGATTTCAAAACCAAAATAGGTAAACAAATTATAAATGAATTGTAGAGAAATGGTCTTACACTTATCCAGAAAAAGTTAAGCAGAATCATTAATTTCTTGGATATTTGGATATGTTTAAATATAAAAAAACTAAACTGAAAACAACACTTCATCTGTATATGTCGTTGTAATTATGTGAATGCTATACTTAACGTTTCAACATGGCAACTGATATTCATTCATGGAGATTAAGACACATACCAAATATTGAAAGATGGCTAGAGTTTGAATTCTACTAAAATACTTGCAAACTTAttgtttattatttattattaGGTTGAAGACGAAGAAGATGATGGTTGAGAGAAAAAAATTTAATTAACTTTTTAATAGAATTGAAAAACCTAGTTATGATTTAAAAGTTGTTACAACTGAAATATGATTCAATATTTATATTATCAGAATCAAtttaaatgaaattcaaattaatcaaaaaTGCAATTAATATGAATTTGAGTTACACTTTAACACCACCACTCCTTAATCCACATTCAGGTATTAAATTAATAACACAAATTCCATTCCTCAAGTTGATAAAATGTTCAGTCTTGATTGTTTTGGTCAACAAATCTACAAGTTGTTTCTGAGTGCTACAGTGAACAACTTCAAACACTTCATTATGAACTTGATTGCACACAAAATGGAATTTTGTGTCAACGTGATTGCTCCTTCCATGCAACACTGGATTCTTTGCAAGGCTTATAGCTGATTTAttatcaatcatcaacttcacattcttgctcaccttgatcttcagatcctgcaacAAGTTCAGAATCCAAACAATTTGACAAGCAGACAAAGCACTGCAATATACTTAGCTTCACGGGTTGACAATGGAACCACTGATTGCTTCGTGGAGCACTAAGAAATGAAACCTCTCAGATACTTGAAGAAATATCCAGAAGTACTTCTTTTGTCAACTCTGTCTCTACACCAATCAGAGTCTGAACAACATATCAACTCTGAATCAGATTCACAATCAAAAGAGAACAAAAGTCCATACTTCCAAGTCCCCTTAATATACCTCAGTATCATGACAATAACTTGGTAATCTGACCACTCTGGTTTGTTTATAAATCTACTCACCATTTCAACTGCATAACAAATGTCAGATATGGTATTGCACAAATATCTAAGACAGTCAACCAACTGTTTGAAGATTGTAGCATCTATATCATCACCCTTAACATCAGAATCCAACTTCTTATTTGTTTCAGCATGTGTGATTGCAGACTTGTAATTTATTagatcaaatctcttcagaagctcaagttcatacttcagtTGATGAAAAATTATACCCTTATCAAAGTACAAAATCTCCATCCCTAAAAAATATATCATATTTTCTATATCAGttatctcaaactcattcatcaacaccttcttAAACTTAGTTATCTCATCTGAACAACTCcctgttagcaatatgtcatcaaaatagagacacaccagaatcatattGCTATCATATATATGTTGAACATAAAgaccatactccatctcacatttccTGAGTCCTCGatgcttgaaaaatgaatcaattttctGATTCCATGCTCTAAAAACTTATTTCAGTCCATACGGGGCTTTGTGCTTTAACTTGTACAtcatcccttcctgattctttttcacaaatctACGAGGTTGTGACATATACACTTTCTCTTGTTAAGGACCATTCAGAAATGCATATTTTAGATCTAAATGTATCTGAGGCCAATTTCTGTCAGTAGCTATAGCAATCATCAATCTAATTGTTTCATGTCTAGTTACAGGTGCAAACACCTGAAAATAATCTAATCTAGTTTTCTATAGAAATCCTTTAGCTATTCACCTTGATTGTACTTTCCAATTGATCATCTAGATTTAGTTTCAACTTGTAGACCCATCTCACACTGATGACTTTCTTGTTCTTCGGAAGCTCAGTTAACTCCAAAGTCTTGTTTCTTGTTATAACCTAAAGTTCTTATTTCATTGCCTTTAACCATACTTTCTTATTGAGAGCTTCTTTAGTACTAACTGATTCAGAGTCTACCAACATGGCACATTGAATGACTCCCCCTTCAAAGTTTATCTAAGTATCTtactgtaggagaattgccatccaaggcgcagcggattttaaaaatttctccatttagtgattcttacgaatgggcatgatcagtgataaaattgttacctcttgtggcgattcaaacctttggtgcagatctctgataatgatcaaaacctttgatacagatccacggggcgatcacgaacgttgaacgatgacaacgtctctactcagtccacacgaacggattccttcaatcgcagtgctagctgttatgaatgaaggctttgagtgagagagagatacgaaattccaactcttcagttgtgttgtattcccatacaaagcttctgcacaagagctctatttatagaaccacttgtgtgggcttcaagccaaaaagcccacttaagtgcattttggcctatatctcataatatgccaaaatcacttaagtatttggtaccttaccatatttcgtattctgcttaagtacaccgtaccttacgatgttccttaagtattctatctctcatcaatccgtcctttgtgtgtgaccctataggttttcgcgacgttggcaattatattaaatcacacatttaacataataaacagtgagcggtatctagcaacacatcactgctacccaagtcacgaaaatgtcatgtgatctgacaaaacctcctgtgataataattatgtgtataattacccctttgcccttatgtctatattgaacacaaggtatagaccgtgtcacccttgtccagttcaatattgggcccatagacatttatcctgttacgcaggattgacaaattccatctaggacactcatgtccctcagcatgcttcgtggagtactcattaactgtctttatggtcatccagttacggataacgttggatcagtaataaggcactcaactctacatataggatccatagtggtttcaggtcgaagagtggtatacactattatcaccatgagaataacttatgacactttgcataactttctatatagtattctcatagcgggtcaatccggtataaatattactcacaatattcatacctatgtttaagacttgataactctttatccatgatccatgagatgtgatcatcagtctacaaacataatagtcttaatgctttaatgttatcccacttcacattaaagctcgactacggatactttaagaatagtgcccttatgtttaatgtgttctcatgattaagtcacacttaatacattaaacggactatctattctagggactttattaatcaaccataataaagaaaatgcctttaaataattcgatacaagtaccaaaagtattggcctctagggcttacaccaacaatctcccactagcactagagccaatcaggcataccccgtatgcccattgatctagtatggccatcatgcttctgctgcgcaagaggctttgtcagtgggtcagcaacattgtcaagtgtaggtactttacatattttcgcacaacgcctaagtatgtgtttggatcgttggtgagatctaggctccttagcttgtgcgataacaccattgttatcataatagagaccaatgggatccacaatgctagggactatgccaagtttattgatccaaacagcttcctttgctgcacataaggcagcaatatactcggcctcagttgtagaatcagcaactgcatcttgcgttgaacttttcaagctcacagtgccaccatttaagcaaaaaacataaccagattggaatcattcatattaaagcgtctcagcactttgtctatgtactctgacttaggccaagcatttcatgatctatctctatagattctgataggttgcttcacccaggtccttcatagaaaagcatttccccaaccaagactttacttgttgtagggtagggatatcgattctaatatgtcatctacatataataccaggaatacgatcatgctcccactaaccttcttgtagacacaaggctcatcttcgttcttgatgaatccatacagttttactgtttcatcaaaacgaagattccatgagtaggtcataggctcatcttgatccatgagtaatacatcaccttgatcagatatccatatatctcagataggtgacgtatcctgcctgacctacgctggtcttgttctatttgagcaggttgctcttacacaactacttgtgtttcctgctctaattcctccataagtgtatcgatactttgtgattcttgaatttcttcaagttctactttcctcccactgattcctttggaaataaaatccctttctaggaaaactccagttcgagcgacaaacactttgccctcagaaggattgtagaagtaatatcctcttgtttctttaggataccccacaaataagcatttgtcagatttgggctcaagcttagttgaaatttgtcgtttcacataaacttcgcaaccccaaatcttcatgtaagacatatgtggtctcttaccactccatatctcatatggtgtcttttcaaccttttggatggaacacggttaagtgtgtaagctgatgtcaatggtgtatgtcctcaaaaggagtttggaagattggtatgactcatcatggatcggaccatgttcaacagggttcgatttcttctctcagatacacccttccattgggatgttccaggaggagtaagttgggataggatcccacactctttcagatggtcatcaaactctaggattaaatactcatcacttcgatctgatcgaagagttttaatattattacctagttggttttaactcgttaggtttcacccttttgtattaatgttattaataggcatttcaagatcaaggacatacagtccattgttcatttgtgcagtagcatagaatatatcattcaaataaattgagcaacaattgttctttattataaatgaaaaaccaaacttgtccaaacaagcaatggaaatagtattcctgctaattgcaggtacataataacagttctctaactgaattattaaaccactaggtaaagtcaatacaaaagtccctacggctaaagtagcaacctttgctccatagccaactcgtaggtcgacttcaccttttgccaaatctctactcctttttagttcctgcacatttgtacaaatgtgagaaatgcatccagtatctaatacccatgatgcagaagtagataaattaataacaaaaatacctgaagttgaagtctctactccattcttcttatcttccaggtactttgggcagttcctcttccagtgtccggtcttaccgcaatggaagcaggtgtcttcttttgctatgcctccactaggcttcaaaacagcagtgggtctgggattggcaacttcctttcccttccccttatcactctacttagtgggccttttgttctgtctctttccatttctgatcatcagaatggacttcccttttgacttcagattctgctcggcagttcttaacatggcgagcagttcaggaagagatttgtccatatcaatcatattgaaatttaggacaaattgactgaaactatctggcaacgattgcaagatcaaatcagttgcaagtttcttttcgaggggaaaacccaatctctcaaggttttccacatacccaatcatcttgagtacatggggacctacaggggctccctcagctaacttgctttgaaaaagggcttttgaaacttcaaacctctcatgccttgcttgctcttgatagagcaacttcaggtgttcgatcatatcgaatgctgacatgttctcatgttgcttttgcaattctgagttcatggtagccagcatgagacaagcagtttcattggcatcatcgacatgcttcttataagcatctctttctgccttaggtgcagaactaggaggttcctcttcaggaacaggtgtctccaagacatacaactttttatcatgtttgaggacaatcctcaggtttcggtgccaatctagaaaatttgtcccagacaatttttccttatcaaggattgatcgcaagatgttgttagaggtgtttgctgtcatggtaatctacacaaggattaatgaaaaatataagtatcattgacacatttaattaggcctttaattaaacatgctcccactattttactcaaaacaaatgaccctcatcatctgattcggaaaatcccgttggaagattttctagtgggtcgagatccatatttcacttcgttctaagtccgtgtaggcggattacacaaaactaggttatttaggtaggaactccttccaattgtatctcatacaactctcgaaaatttcagttgggtgaataactccttattccaatccatcatatggattattcccaactcttgcttctaaacatatataagaaaattataatcaagtttgactcatcgttttagcagttggatattacagttatcccatcgcaccttaactaatacaaaacatgcacctcgcgtaggcgaaacctacattattcgataccagtcttgatgagtgctaaaacttggaaagcaaacatatataatattctcataatttgtttagttaagtttgacccattgttttaacagttgggTATTACAATTATtccatcgcaccttactaatatatagatcatgcacctcgcgtaggcgaaacctacattatccattactagtcttgatgagtgttaaaacttggaaagcataaacttaatttttaatttgagggaattgcaatttttctgatctcaccggcttgtttatcatataaaccgtctctcacatgcatcaacatacattcacatgcatcaacatacatacataatgaaacagttatggcccctagcacaattgttctcccaagccaaaTCTGAAACatgtaggttagcttaggttctctcattggcttgggagaacaattgctTAGGTATCCTACAAGAAACCTAAGCCAAATCTGTACTATGGTATCCTACAAGCAACATGACTTTACTTCTGTcatccaacttccttctcttaGCATCTGAAACATGTTTATGACAAACATAACCAAACACCTTCAAATGGCTCACACTTTACTTATCTCCAGTTCACTTCTCAAAAATAACGGTTTCCTTCAGCTTCTTGGTTGGACATCTGTTGCACAAATATGCTgcagtggcaacaacttctccccacaAGGTGCGAGGGAGCTTCTTTTCCTTCAGCATGCTCTTTGTCATATCAAGCAAAATTCTGTTTCTTCTTTCAGCAGGACTATTATTTTGAAGAGTGTAtggagcagtaacctcatgcttAACTCCATTCTCCTCATAGTATTTCTTGAACTCTGTAGAGTTGTACTCACCTCCACCACCAGTTATGAGAATTTTCAACTTCTGACCACTTTGTTTTTCAGCCTTAACCTTGAACTTCTGAAACTTAGGAAACATCTCATGCTTAAACTTGATGAGTGTTACCCATGTCATTCGTGTGAACTCATCC is a window of Lathyrus oleraceus cultivar Zhongwan6 chromosome 6, CAAS_Psat_ZW6_1.0, whole genome shotgun sequence DNA encoding:
- the LOC127096487 gene encoding uncharacterized mitochondrial protein AtMg00810-like, which codes for MEYGLYVQHIYDSNMILVCLYFDDILLTGSCSDEITKFKKVLMNEFEITDIENMIYFLGMEILYFDKGIIFHQLKYELELLKRFDLINYKSAITHAETNKKLDSDVKGDDIDATIFKQLVDCLRYLCNTISDICYAVEMVSRFINKPEWSDYQVIVMILRYIKGTWKYGLLFSFDCESDSELICCSDSDWCRDRVDKRSTSGYFFKYLRGFIS